Proteins found in one Dermacentor silvarum isolate Dsil-2018 chromosome 8, BIME_Dsil_1.4, whole genome shotgun sequence genomic segment:
- the LOC119462628 gene encoding uncharacterized protein LOC119462628, with protein sequence MAEPVTSRYQATRTQPPGSRLWRRVLGTVVGLVIGSFLLVLIGMIASMDVFMPSNGVYRNVSHTNMGVLETVISVAVKNIADRYWSSDKRGGALATHTTDSKDSSPLLTQNRSLAFHEELRGQLSMGAHPADVGNGTAYGSTELTVRAADVPGVRLAASEGFGRRDPSLTVARNFRRKRRNRLRR encoded by the exons ATGGCCGAACCGGTTACATCGCGCTATCAGGCGACACGCACACAGCCACCAGGTTCTCGGCTATGGCGAAGGGTCCTTGGTACCGTCGTGGGCCTTGTCATCGGCTCCTTCCTGCTGGTACTCATAG GCATGATCGCCAGCATGGACGTCTTCATGCCTAGCAACGGCGTCTACCGCAACGTCAGCCACACCAACATGGGCGTCCTCGAGACCGTGATCTCGGTCGCGGTGAAGAACATCGCCGATCGCTACTGGAGTTCCGACAAACGTGGCGGAGCCCTCGCTACCCACACCACCGACAGCAAGGACTCCTCCCCGTTGCTCACCCAGAACCGGTCGCTGGCATTCCACGAGGAACTGCGCGGACAGCTGTCCATGGGCGCGCACCCTGCCGACGTTGGCAACGGCACGGCTTACGGCTCGACAGAGTTAACTGTTCGGGCCGCTGACGTGCCTGGCGTCAGACTGGCGGCTAGTGAGGGCTTCGGGAGGCGCGATCCTTCGTTAACAGTGGCACGAAATTTCCGGAGGAAACGTCGGAACCGATTACGTCGGTAG